A genomic stretch from Halichoerus grypus chromosome 5, mHalGry1.hap1.1, whole genome shotgun sequence includes:
- the TIE1 gene encoding tyrosine-protein kinase receptor Tie-1 isoform X4, which yields MVWLGPRLLLPILCLASHVGAAVDLTLLADLRLAEPQRFFLTCVSGEAGPGPGADAWGPPLLLEKDDRIVRTPRPGQPPHLLRNGSHRVTLRGFSQPSDLVGVFSCVGGAGTGRTRVLYVHNSPGAHLLPDKVTHTVNKGDTAVLVARVHKEKQTDVIWKSNGSYFYTLDWHEAQDGRFLMQLPNVQPPASGIYSATYLETSPLGSAFFRLIVRGCGAGRWGPDCTKECPGCLHGGVCHDQDGECVCPPGFTGTRCEQACREGRFGQSCQEQCPGTSGCRGLTFCLPDPYGCSCGSGWRGSQCQEACAPGHFGADCRLQCRCRNGGTCDRFSGCVCPSGWHGVHCEKSDRIPQILDVASELEFNLETTPRINCAAAGNPFPVRGSMELRKPDGTVLLSTKAIVEPDRTTAEFEVPRLALGDSGLWECRVSTSGGQDSRRFRVNVKVPPVPLTAPRLLAKQSRQLVVSPLVSFSGDGPIASVRLHYRPQDSTMAWSAIVVDPSENVTLMNLRPKTGYSVRVQLSRPGEGGEGAWGPPTLMTTDCPGLQSEGPVQEVQAAEEGLDRQLILAVVGSVSATCLSILAALLTLVCIRRSCLRRRRTFTYQSGSGEETILQFSSGTLTLTRRPKPQPEPLSYPVLEWEDITFEDLIGEGNFGQVIRAMIKKDGLKMNAAIKMLKEYASENDHRDFAGELEVLCKLGHHPNIINLLGACENRGYLYIAIEYAPYGNLLDFLRKSRVLETDPAFAREHGTASTLSSRQLLRFASEAANGMQYLSEKQFIHRDLAARNVLVGENLASKIADFGLSRGEEVYVKKTMGRLPVRWMAIESLNYSVYTTKSDVWSFGVLLWEIVSLGGTPYCGMTCAELYEKLPQGYRMEQPRNCDDEVYELMRQCWRDRPYERPPFAQIALQLGRMLEARKAYVNMSLFENFTYAGIDATAEEA from the exons ATGGTCTGGCTGGGGCCCCGTTTGCTGCTCCCCATCCTCTGTCTGGCTTCTCATGTTG GCGCCGCGGTGGACCTGACGCTGCTGGCCGACCTGCGGCTCGCCGAGCCCCAGCGCTTCTTCCTGACCTGCGTGTCCGGGGAGGCCGGGCCGGGCCCGGGCGCCGACGCCTGGGGGCCCCCGCTGCTGCTGGAGAAGGACGACCGCATCGTGCGCACGCCGCGGCCCGGGCAGCCCCCGCACCTGCTGCGCAACGGCTCGCACCGCGTCACGCTGCGCGGCTTCTCGCAGCCCTCCGACCTCGTGGGCGTCTTCTCGTGCGTGGGCGGCGCGGGCACGGGGCGCACGCGCGTCCTCTACGTGCACAACAGCCCGGGAG cgCACCTGCTCCCGGACAAGGTCACACACACGGTGAACAAGGGCGACACGGCCGTGCTTGTGGCACGTGTGCACAAGGAGAAGCAGACAGATGTGATCTGGAAGAGCAACG GATCCTACTTCTATACCCTGGACTGGCATGAGGCCCAGGATGGGCGGTTCCTGATGCAGCTCCCAAATGTGCAGCCACCAGCGAGTGGCATTTACAGTGCCACCTACCTGGAAACCAGCCCCCTAGGCAGCGCCTTCTTCCGGCTCATCGTGCGGG GCTGTGGGGCAGGGCGCTGGGGACCAGACTGTACCAAGGAATGCCCAGGTTGCCTGCATGGAGGTGTCTGCCATGACCAGGATGGCGAGTGTGTGTGCCCCCCTGGATTCACTGGCACCCGCTGCGAGCAGG CCTGCAGAGAGGGCCGTTTTGGGCAGAGCTGCCAGGAGCAGTGCCCGGGCACATCAGGCTGCCGAGGTCTCACCTTCTGCCTCCCGGACCCCTACGGCTGTTCTTGTGGATCTGGCTGGAGAGGAAGCCAGTGCCAGGAAG CCTGTGCCCCTGGCCACTTCGGGGCGGATTGTCGTCTCCAGTGCCGCTGTCGGAACGGTGGTACTTGTGACCGCTTCAGCGGCTGTGTCTGTCCGTCCGGCTGGCACGGAGTGCACTGTGAGAAGTCAG aCCGGATCCCCCAGATCCTGGACGTGGCCTCAGAACTGGAGTTCAACTTAGAGACTACGCCCCGGATCAACTGTGCAGCCGCGGGGAACCCGTTCCCAGTGCGGGGCAGCATGGAGCTCCGGAAGCCGGATGGCACAGTCCTCCTG tcCACCAAGGCCATTGTGGAGCCAGACAGGACCACAGCTGAGTTCGAGGTGCCCCGCTTGGCCCTTGGGGACAGTGGGCTCTGGGAGTGCCGCGTGTCCACATCTGGTGGCCAAGACAGCCGACGTTTCAGGGTCAATGTCAAAG TGCCCCCAGTGCCCCTGACTGCTCCTCGGCTCCTGGCCAAGCAGAGCCGCCAGCTCGTGGTCTCCCCACTGGTCTCCTTCTCTGGGGACGGCCCCATCGCCTCTGTCCGCCTGCACTACCGGCCCCAGGACAGCACCATGGCGTGGTCCGCCATTGTGg TGGACCCCAGTGAGAATGTGACTTTAATGAACCTGAGGCCGAAGACGGGATACAGTGTCCGCGTACAGCTGAGCCGGCCAGGggaaggcggggagggggcctgggggcctcccACCCTCATGACCACAGACTGTCCTG GGCTGCAGAGTGAGGGCCCGGTCCAAGAGGTCCAGGCAGCTGAGGAGGGCCTGGATCGGCAGCTGATCCTGGCCGTAGTGGGCTCCGTGTCTGCCACCTGTCTGAGCATCCTGGCTGCCCTCTTGACACTGGTGTGCATCCGCAGAAGCTGCCTGCGCCGGAGACGCACCTTCACGTACCAGTCAGGATCG GGCGAAGAAACCATCCTGCAGTTCAGCTCAGGCACCTTGACGCTAACCCGGCGGCCGAAACCACAGCCCGAGCCCCTGAGTTACCCAGTGCTGGAGTGGGAAGACATCACCTTTGAGGACCTCATCGGGGAGGGGAACTTCGGCCAGGTCATCCGGGCCATGATCAAGAAGGACGGGCTCAAGATGAACGCGGCCATCAAGATGCTGAAAG AGTATGCCTCTGAAAATGACCATCGGGACTTTGCGGGGGAACTGGAAGTTCTGTGCAAATTGGGGCATCACCCCAATATCATCAACCTCTTGGGGGCTTGTGAGAACCGAG GTTACCTGTATATCGCCATTGAATACGCCCCCTACGGGAACCTGCTAGACTTTCTGCGGAAGAGCCGGGTCCTGGAGACGGACCCAGCTTTCGCCCGAGAGCATGGCACGGCCTCGACCCTCAGCTCCCGGCAGCTGCTGCGCTTCGCCAGTGAGGCGGCCAACGGCATGCAGTACCTGAGCGAGAAGCAG TTCATCCACAGGGACCTGGCTGCCCGCAATGTGCTGGTCGGAGAGAACCTGGCCTCCAAGATTGCTGACTTTGGCCTCTCTCGGGGGGAGGAGGTTTATGTGAAGAAGACGATG GGGCGTCTCCCTGTGCGCTGGATGGCCATTGAGTCTCTGAACTACAGTGTCTATACCACCAAGAGTGATGT TTGGTCCTTTGGGGTCCTCCTCTGGGAGATCGTGAGCCTTG GGGGCACGCCTTACTGTGGCATGACCTGTGCTGAGCTCTATGAGAAGCTGCCTCAGGGCTACCGCATGGAACAGCCTCGTAACTGTGACGATGAAGT GTACGAGCTGATGCGTCAGTGCTGGCGGGACCGTCCATACGAGCGACCCCCCTTTGCCCAGATTGCACTGCAGCTGGGCCGGATGCTGGAAGCCAGGAAG GCCTATGTGAACATGTCGCTGTTTGAGAACTTCACTTACGCGGGCATCGACGCCACAGCCGAGGAGGCCTGA
- the TIE1 gene encoding tyrosine-protein kinase receptor Tie-1 isoform X2, whose protein sequence is MVWLGPRLLLPILCLASHVGAAVDLTLLADLRLAEPQRFFLTCVSGEAGPGPGADAWGPPLLLEKDDRIVRTPRPGQPPHLLRNGSHRVTLRGFSQPSDLVGVFSCVGGAGTGRTRVLYVHNSPGAHLLPDKVTHTVNKGDTAVLVARVHKEKQTDVIWKSNGSYFYTLDWHEAQDGRFLMQLPNVQPPASGIYSATYLETSPLGSAFFRLIVRGCGAGRWGPDCTKECPGCLHGGVCHDQDGECVCPPGFTGTRCEQACREGRFGQSCQEQCPGTSGCRGLTFCLPDPYGCSCGSGWRGSQCQEACAPGHFGADCRLQCRCRNGGTCDRFSGCVCPSGWHGVHCEKSDRIPQILDVASELEFNLETTPRINCAAAGNPFPVRGSMELRKPDGTVLLSTKAIVEPDRTTAEFEVPRLALGDSGLWECRVSTSGGQDSRRFRVNVKVPPVPLTAPRLLAKQSRQLVVSPLVSFSGDGPIASVRLHYRPQDSTMAWSAIVVDPSENVTLMNLRPKTGYSVRVQLSRPGEGGEGAWGPPTLMTTDCPGPPAPRHLRAQALSDSEIQLTWQRPEASAGPISKYIVEVQVAGGSGDPLWMDVDRPEETSTIVRGLNASTRYLFRVRASVQGPGDWSSVVEESTLGNGLQSEGPVQEVQAAEEGLDRQLILAVVGSVSATCLSILAALLTLVCIRRSCLRRRRTFTYQSGSGEETILQFSSGTLTLTRRPKPQPEPLSYPVLEWEDITFEDLIGEGNFGQVIRAMIKKDGLKMNAAIKMLKEYASENDHRDFAGELEVLCKLGHHPNIINLLGACENRGYLYIAIEYAPYGNLLDFLRKSRVLETDPAFAREHGTASTLSSRQLLRFASEAANGMQYLSEKQFIHRDLAARNVLVGENLASKIADFGLSRGEEVYVKKTMGRLPVRWMAIESLNYSVYTTKSDVWSFGVLLWEIVSLGGTPYCGMTCAELYEKLPQGYRMEQPRNCDDEVYELMRQCWRDRPYERPPFAQIALQLGRMLEARKAYVNMSLFENFTYAGIDATAEEA, encoded by the exons ATGGTCTGGCTGGGGCCCCGTTTGCTGCTCCCCATCCTCTGTCTGGCTTCTCATGTTG GCGCCGCGGTGGACCTGACGCTGCTGGCCGACCTGCGGCTCGCCGAGCCCCAGCGCTTCTTCCTGACCTGCGTGTCCGGGGAGGCCGGGCCGGGCCCGGGCGCCGACGCCTGGGGGCCCCCGCTGCTGCTGGAGAAGGACGACCGCATCGTGCGCACGCCGCGGCCCGGGCAGCCCCCGCACCTGCTGCGCAACGGCTCGCACCGCGTCACGCTGCGCGGCTTCTCGCAGCCCTCCGACCTCGTGGGCGTCTTCTCGTGCGTGGGCGGCGCGGGCACGGGGCGCACGCGCGTCCTCTACGTGCACAACAGCCCGGGAG cgCACCTGCTCCCGGACAAGGTCACACACACGGTGAACAAGGGCGACACGGCCGTGCTTGTGGCACGTGTGCACAAGGAGAAGCAGACAGATGTGATCTGGAAGAGCAACG GATCCTACTTCTATACCCTGGACTGGCATGAGGCCCAGGATGGGCGGTTCCTGATGCAGCTCCCAAATGTGCAGCCACCAGCGAGTGGCATTTACAGTGCCACCTACCTGGAAACCAGCCCCCTAGGCAGCGCCTTCTTCCGGCTCATCGTGCGGG GCTGTGGGGCAGGGCGCTGGGGACCAGACTGTACCAAGGAATGCCCAGGTTGCCTGCATGGAGGTGTCTGCCATGACCAGGATGGCGAGTGTGTGTGCCCCCCTGGATTCACTGGCACCCGCTGCGAGCAGG CCTGCAGAGAGGGCCGTTTTGGGCAGAGCTGCCAGGAGCAGTGCCCGGGCACATCAGGCTGCCGAGGTCTCACCTTCTGCCTCCCGGACCCCTACGGCTGTTCTTGTGGATCTGGCTGGAGAGGAAGCCAGTGCCAGGAAG CCTGTGCCCCTGGCCACTTCGGGGCGGATTGTCGTCTCCAGTGCCGCTGTCGGAACGGTGGTACTTGTGACCGCTTCAGCGGCTGTGTCTGTCCGTCCGGCTGGCACGGAGTGCACTGTGAGAAGTCAG aCCGGATCCCCCAGATCCTGGACGTGGCCTCAGAACTGGAGTTCAACTTAGAGACTACGCCCCGGATCAACTGTGCAGCCGCGGGGAACCCGTTCCCAGTGCGGGGCAGCATGGAGCTCCGGAAGCCGGATGGCACAGTCCTCCTG tcCACCAAGGCCATTGTGGAGCCAGACAGGACCACAGCTGAGTTCGAGGTGCCCCGCTTGGCCCTTGGGGACAGTGGGCTCTGGGAGTGCCGCGTGTCCACATCTGGTGGCCAAGACAGCCGACGTTTCAGGGTCAATGTCAAAG TGCCCCCAGTGCCCCTGACTGCTCCTCGGCTCCTGGCCAAGCAGAGCCGCCAGCTCGTGGTCTCCCCACTGGTCTCCTTCTCTGGGGACGGCCCCATCGCCTCTGTCCGCCTGCACTACCGGCCCCAGGACAGCACCATGGCGTGGTCCGCCATTGTGg TGGACCCCAGTGAGAATGTGACTTTAATGAACCTGAGGCCGAAGACGGGATACAGTGTCCGCGTACAGCTGAGCCGGCCAGGggaaggcggggagggggcctgggggcctcccACCCTCATGACCACAGACTGTCCTG ggcccccagccccccgaCACCTCCGTGCCCAGGCCCTCTCAGACTCCGAGATTCAGCTGACATGGCAGCGCCCAGAGGCTTCAGCTGGGCCTATATCCAAGTACATCGTGGAGGTGCAGGTGGCTGGGGGCTCAGGAGACCCGCTGTGGATGGACGTGGACAGGCCCGAGGAGACAAGCACCATTGTCCGTGGCCTTAATGCTAGTACACGCTACCTCTTCCGTGTGCGGGCCAGTGTCCAGGGCCCCGGAGACTGGAGCAGCGTGGTGGAGGAGTCCACCCTGGGCAATG GGCTGCAGAGTGAGGGCCCGGTCCAAGAGGTCCAGGCAGCTGAGGAGGGCCTGGATCGGCAGCTGATCCTGGCCGTAGTGGGCTCCGTGTCTGCCACCTGTCTGAGCATCCTGGCTGCCCTCTTGACACTGGTGTGCATCCGCAGAAGCTGCCTGCGCCGGAGACGCACCTTCACGTACCAGTCAGGATCG GGCGAAGAAACCATCCTGCAGTTCAGCTCAGGCACCTTGACGCTAACCCGGCGGCCGAAACCACAGCCCGAGCCCCTGAGTTACCCAGTGCTGGAGTGGGAAGACATCACCTTTGAGGACCTCATCGGGGAGGGGAACTTCGGCCAGGTCATCCGGGCCATGATCAAGAAGGACGGGCTCAAGATGAACGCGGCCATCAAGATGCTGAAAG AGTATGCCTCTGAAAATGACCATCGGGACTTTGCGGGGGAACTGGAAGTTCTGTGCAAATTGGGGCATCACCCCAATATCATCAACCTCTTGGGGGCTTGTGAGAACCGAG GTTACCTGTATATCGCCATTGAATACGCCCCCTACGGGAACCTGCTAGACTTTCTGCGGAAGAGCCGGGTCCTGGAGACGGACCCAGCTTTCGCCCGAGAGCATGGCACGGCCTCGACCCTCAGCTCCCGGCAGCTGCTGCGCTTCGCCAGTGAGGCGGCCAACGGCATGCAGTACCTGAGCGAGAAGCAG TTCATCCACAGGGACCTGGCTGCCCGCAATGTGCTGGTCGGAGAGAACCTGGCCTCCAAGATTGCTGACTTTGGCCTCTCTCGGGGGGAGGAGGTTTATGTGAAGAAGACGATG GGGCGTCTCCCTGTGCGCTGGATGGCCATTGAGTCTCTGAACTACAGTGTCTATACCACCAAGAGTGATGT TTGGTCCTTTGGGGTCCTCCTCTGGGAGATCGTGAGCCTTG GGGGCACGCCTTACTGTGGCATGACCTGTGCTGAGCTCTATGAGAAGCTGCCTCAGGGCTACCGCATGGAACAGCCTCGTAACTGTGACGATGAAGT GTACGAGCTGATGCGTCAGTGCTGGCGGGACCGTCCATACGAGCGACCCCCCTTTGCCCAGATTGCACTGCAGCTGGGCCGGATGCTGGAAGCCAGGAAG GCCTATGTGAACATGTCGCTGTTTGAGAACTTCACTTACGCGGGCATCGACGCCACAGCCGAGGAGGCCTGA